A single window of Hippocampus zosterae strain Florida chromosome 15, ASM2543408v3, whole genome shotgun sequence DNA harbors:
- the c15h1orf35 gene encoding multiple myeloma tumor-associated protein 2, whose amino-acid sequence MFGSSRAGGVRGGQDQFNWDDVKVDKHRENYLGNSLMAPVGRWQKGKDLTWYAKDKTGRARTKEEELAAVKAAEHDALMAALGHKVIKRQPTGLTKEDLADMCRREDDDGEEKNVDRLSGLGSSRAGSRKMVLTQKEKEAVKMGLPVFTHHKTANHPETSTAKTSESAEKEEVEQCFSQETKKKKKEKKSKKEKKKKKKKKRQRSDSSSDSDDDRKRPRKDHHHPNPSYRSQSGARPHDSHSRGGPKAQQQPPRPHHRQQRHDTDTSDGGSPVPRNPSGHKTAPSGAAQSHRRRHDTDSDS is encoded by the exons ATGTTCGGTTCTTCGAGAGCCGGAGGGGTTCGAGGAGGCCAGGACCAGTTCAACTGGGATGACGTTAAGGTGGACAAACACCGAGAGAATTATCTGG GAAATTCTCTCATGGCTCCAGTTGGTCGATGGCAAAAAGGCAAAGATCTGACATGGTACGCTAAAGACAAAACTGGCCGCGCCCGAACTAAAGAGGAGGAGCTCGCTGCTGTAAAGGCTGCAGAACATGACGCATTGATGGCTGCGTT AGGTCATAAGGTCATAAAGAGACAACCCACTGGCCTGACAAAAGAG GACTTGGCAGATATGTGTAGAAGAGAAGACGAtgatggtgaagaaaaaaatgtagatcGGCTCTCGGGATTGGGAAGCTCCAG GGCCGGCTCGCGCAAAATGGTCCTCACCCAAAAGGAAAAGGAGGCTGTTAAAATGGGCCTTCCAGTTTTTACG CACCACAAGACTGCAAATCATCCAGAAACTTCAACTGCAAAGACATCAGAGAGTGCAGAAAAAGAAGAGGTAGAGCAATG TTTTAGTCAGGAgaccaagaagaaaaagaaagaaaagaagagcaaaaaggagaaaaagaagaagaagaaaaagaagaggcagagaagcgACTCTTCCTCGGATTCAGATGACGACAGAAAGAG GCCCCGAAAGGACCACCACCATCCTAATCCATCATACCGCAGTCAGAGTGGAGCCAGACCCCATGACAGCCATTCAAGGGGGGGACCGAAGGCACAGCAACAGCCCCCACGCCCTCATCATCGACAGCAGCGCCACGACACAGACACCTCCGACGGGGGGTCCCCTGTCCCCCGTAACCCCTCGGGCCACAAGACGGCCCCTAGCGGGGCCGCACAAAGCCACAGGCGACGCCACGACACAGACTCGGACAGCTAA